One genomic window of Etheostoma spectabile isolate EspeVRDwgs_2016 chromosome 5, UIUC_Espe_1.0, whole genome shotgun sequence includes the following:
- the iqgap2 gene encoding LOW QUALITY PROTEIN: ras GTPase-activating-like protein IQGAP2 (The sequence of the model RefSeq protein was modified relative to this genomic sequence to represent the inferred CDS: inserted 2 bases in 2 codons) encodes MYNEETATLHKPRYGTIQDDERLSAEEMDERRRQNIAYEYLCHLEEAKRWMEACLEEDLPPTTELEEGLRNGVYLGKLANFFAPKMVSEKRIYDRDQARFKSKGLHFRHTDNTVQWLRAMESVGLPKIFYPETTDVYDRKNMPKVVYCIHALSLYLYKLGIAPQIQDLLGKVAFTEEEISNMRSELEKYGIQMPAFSKIGGILANELSVDEAALHAAVIAINEAVDKGQTSVTMGALNNPNAMLRNTQEALAQDYQDTLSQAKARKQDQSSGRRASIATEERDVYEELLTHQEIQGCIDLVNIQAAERQVNQAVSTQDEAALLAALRLEALALLGVEESNSRWYLEHFTTYCQHKSKDGGRAVMGDKEEIQRVVSSCNDFAEAEKRKLKAVAGINTAIRLGNAVETAAELMNPEAQLPIVYQTAANLYQTELFSLQLQGGRSGLSHEELSVAVEMLSAVAVLNEVLDTKDPQAVIEQLTDSPLGFTNMDQDNLNRYADTLIKLRGKALAEGQEFLTWNDVQKCIDTVNIQVHEEHERIIAIAEINEALNSGEHQQTLAALLLPTAKLTGVNPATAKHYHDVLQHTKQLICQILPLDTGEMSSGDESAVLWLDQIQEAIHTANQDEEEALKLAGAVADINVIVAEGDSQNTLQALQVPRAGLRAVLPECADTYQAELAQRQTNSSSKGGTDSVWVKHNIKDRYDYYYNLETGQGTWEEPEGFEHKGGQLSKDEIQSVVSCLTAEYNREQLWMANESMVTQLQARIRGYLVRKKHVQRMEYLRQQXPHVVKLQASWKGYKQKKMYKDRMNLLQKNVASVVKIQSVVKMWKAKRKYNQRLRFFKDHEKEIVKIQAFLKANKARDDYRTLTGAKDPPLSVVRKFVHLLEQSPLDLQEEQEVTRLREEVVTNIRSNQQMEKDLNLMDIKIGLLVKNRITLQDVVSHNKKMKNKKSNEDLTTGDRLGIKGLSKGKRRKLEAYQHLFYLLQTNPPYLAKLIFQMPQNKSTKFMDTVVFTLYNYASNQREEYLLLKLFKTALEEEINSKVDQIQDIVTGNPTVIKMVVSFNRGARGHNTLRQLLAPVVKDIIEDKSLGINTNPVDVYKAWVNQLETATGEASKLPYEVTPEQAMSHEEVRNRLEASSLALRSATDKVLNSIVSSLDNIPYGMRYIAKVLKNSLHEKFPDASEDELMKIVGNLLYYRFMNPAIVAPDGFDIIDMSAGGQLHVDQRRNLGSVAKMLQHAAANKLFEGENAHMTPMNNYISQTYEKFREFFQSACDVPEPEEKFNIDEYSDMVTLSKPIIYISIDEIINTHSLLLEHLEAISPDHNDLLHELLQDLGDVPDVETLLGEGAVDPHDPNRESALSQLAKTEISLTLTSKFELLEGDDKDLKTLITKTKKLIVDVVRIQHGDTLPEILETPATVPQESEHTKVVERRAVQDAQTPEGLKSSPAVLEDSQLPXEQKKRKILRNLRNLEQAGLVTATNKYQDLINDISKDIRYQRRYRQRRKAELVKLQQTLTALNSKTAFYQDQMNYYDTYIKTCLDNLNRKNARKSIKLDSKGESKGSKKWKPQSLKYTAARLHEKGVILEIEGLQTNQFKNVMFDISPSEEVGDFEVKAKFMGVEMEKVQLHFQDLLQLQYEGVAVMKMFDKAKVNVNLLIFLLNKKFYGK; translated from the exons ATGTACAATGAAGAAACCGCAACTCTACACAAGCCACGCTATGGaa CCATTCAGGATGATGAGAGGCTGTCAGCGGAGGAGATGGATGAGAGGAGACGACAGAACATCGCCTACGAGTACCTGTGTCATCTGGAGGAGGCCAAACG ATGGATGGAGGCCTGCCTAGAAGAGGACTTGCCTCCTACCACAGAACTGGAGGAGGGACTGAGGAATGGTGTCTACCTGGGCAAACTTGCCAACTTTTTTGCCCCCAAAATGGTATCTGAGAAAAGGATCTACGACAGAGATCAGGCCCGCTTTAAG agcaaAGGGCTGCACTTCAGACACACCGACAACACTGTGCAATGGCTCAGAGCCATGGAGTCAGTAGGTCTACCCAAG ATTTTCTATCCTGAAACGACAGATGTGTACGATCGCAAAAACATGCCTAAGGTGGTGTACTGCATACACGCGCTGAG TTTGTACCTGTACAAACTGGGCATCGCACCACAGATCCAGGACCTGCTGGGGAAAGTGGCCTTCACAG aGGAAGAGATCAGTAACATGAGGAGTGAGCTGGAAAAGTATGGAATTCAAATGCCAGCTTTCAGTAAGATTGGAGGAATCCTGGCCAATGAGCTTTCAGTGGATGAAGCTGCCT TGCATGCTGCTGTAATTGCCATAAATGAGGCGGTTGACAAGGGTCAGACGTCTGTGACAATGGGAGCCCTGAATAATCCTAATGCAATGCTGAGGAATACCCAGGAAGCTCTAGCCCAAGACTACCAGGACACACTGAGCCAGGCCAAGGCTCGTAAGCAAGATCAGTCCTCAGGGAGG CGTGCCTCGATTGCTACCGAAGAAAGAGATGTTTATGAAGAGCTGCTGACTCACCAGGAGATCCAGGGCTGCATTGACTTAGTCAACA TCCAGGCAGCAGAAAGGCAGGTGAATCAAGCGGTGTCGACCCAGGATGAGGCTGCTCTGTTGGCTGCACTTAGGCTTGAAGCTCTGGCTCTGCTGGGTGTTGAGGAGTCAAACAGTCGCTGGTACCTGGAGCATTTCACCACCTACTGCCAACATAAATCCAAG GATGGAGGCAGGGCCGTGATGGGGGACAAAGAAGAGATTCAGAGAGTTGTCAGCTCTTGTAATGACTTTGCTGAGGCAGAGAAACGAA AACTCAAGGCAGTTGCAGGGATCAATACAGCCATTCGTCTTGGCAATGCAGTGGAGACAGCGGCGGAGCTCATGAACCCTGAGGCGCAACTTCCAATTGTCTACCAAACTGCTGCCAACCTCTATCAGACTGAGCTTTTCAGTTTGCAGCTACAAGGGGGACGG TCTGGCTTGAGCCACGAGGAGCTGAGTGTAGCTGTTGAGATGCTCTCAGCTGTGGCAGTGCTGAATGAGGTGCTGGACACCAAAGACCCCCAGGCTGTGATTGAGCAACTAACAGACTCCCCTCTGGGCTTCACCAACATGGACCAAGACAACCTAAACAG GTATGCTGACACTCTAATCAAACTACGAGGCAAGGCTCTTGCCGAGGGCCAAGAGTTCCTCACCTGGAATGATGTTCAAAAATGCATCGACACAGTCAACATTCAGGTCCATGAGGAGCATGAAC GCATCATAGCTATAGCTGAGATCAATGAGGCACTCAACTCCGGTGAGCATCAGCAGACACTGGCAGCCCTGCTACTGCCTACGGCCAAGTTGACAGGGGTGAACCCAGCCACTGCCAAACACTACCATGATGTTCTACAACATACCAAGCAACTAATATGCCAG atCTTACCTCTGGACACAGGGGAAATG AGCTCTGGAGACGAGTCTGCAGTACTGTGGCTGGACCAAATCCAAGAGGCCATACATACAGCCAatcaggatgaagaggaggctcTCAAAT TGGCTGGAGCAGTTGCTGATATTAACGTGATAGTGGCCGAGGGGGACTCTCAGAATACACTACAGGCTTTGCAAGTTCCCAGAGCAGGACTGAGAGCGGTGCTCCCTGAATGTGCTGACACATACCAGGCTGAACTGGCGCAGAGACAAACTAACAGTTCTTCTAAAG GCGGCACTGATAGTGTGTGGGTAAAACATAACATCAAGGACAGATATGACTATTACTATAACCTGGAGACTGGACAGGGCACCTGGGAGGAGCCAGAAGGATTTGAACACAAGGGTGGCCAGCTCAGTAAAGATGAAATCCAG AGTGTTGTCAGCTGTTTGACTGCAGAATATAACAGGGAACAACTATGGATGGCCAATGAATCAATGGTGACCCAGCTGCAGGCAAGGATTAGAGGGTACCTGGTCAGGAAAAAGCACGTCCAGAGAATGGAGTATCTACGCCAGC AACCACATGTCGTTAAATTGCAG gccTCCTGGAAAGGTTataaacagaagaaaatgtACAAAGACAGGATGAATTTGCTTCAGAAAAATGTTGCTTCTGTTGTAAAg ATCCAGTCTGTGGTGAAAATGTGGAAAGCCAAACGTAAATACAATCAGAGGTTGCGGTTCTTCAAAGATCAT GAAAAAGAAATTGTGAAAATCCAGGCTTTTCTAAAGGCCAACAAAGCCAGAGATGATTACAGAACCCTAA CTGGGGCCAAGGATCCTCCTCTGTCAGTGGTGCGCAAGTTTGTTCACTTGTTGGAGCAAAGCCCCCTGGACCTTCAGGAAGAGCAGGAAGTGACACGGCTTAGGGAAGAAGTGGTCACCAATATTCGCTCCAATCAGCAGATGGAGAAAGACTTAAACCTGATGGACATAAAGATTGGACTGCTTGTGAAGAACAGAATCACTCTGCAG GATGTTGTGTCCCATaataagaaaatgaagaacaagaAGAGTAATGAGGACTTGACCACAGGAGACAGACTGGGTATCAAGGGTCTAAGTAAAGGCAAAAGAAGGAAACTCGAGGCCTACCAACATCTCTTTTACTTGCTGCAG ACCAATCCACCTTACCTGGCAAAGCTGATCTTCCAGATGCCTCAAAACAAGTCCACTAAGTTTATGGACACTGTGGTCTTCACCTTGTACAACTACGCCTCTAACCAGAGAGAGGAATATCTGCTGCTCAAACTCTTCAAGACAGCTCTAGAGGAGGAAATCAA TTCTAAGGTGGACCAGATCCAGGACATAGTGACAGGGAACCCAACAGTCATTAAGATGGTGGTGAGCTTCAACAGAGGTGCACGTGGCCACAACACACTCAGGCAGCTGCTGGCACCAGTGGTCAAAGACATCATAGAGGACAAGAGTTTGGGCATCAACACCAACCCAGTGGACGTGTATAAAGCCTGGGTCAACCAGCTAGAGACGGCTACTGGAGAGGCCAG CAAGCTGCCTTATGAAGTGACTCCCGAGCAGGCCATGTCACATGAGGAAGTACGCAACCGGCTGGAGGCATCCAGTCTGGCTCTACGCTCTGCTACAGATAAGGTCTTGAACTCCATTGTGTCCTCACTGGATAATATCCC TTATGGCATGAGATACATAGCAAAAGTTCTGAAGAACAGCCTCCATGAAAAGTTTCCAGATGCCTCTGAGGATGAGCTGATGAAG ATTGTAGGAAACCTGCTGTACTATCGCTTCATGAACCCAGCCATCGTGGCCCCCGATGGCTTCGACATCATCGATATGTCAGCAGGAGGGCAGCTTCACGTAGACCAGCGTCGGAACCTGGGTTCTGTTGCAAAGATGCTACAGCATGCTGCTGCCAATAAGCTGTTTGAGGGCGAGAATGCACATATGACGCCAATGAACAACTACATTTCTCAGACATATGAGAAGTTTAG GGAATTTTTCCAGTCAGCATGTGATGTCCCTGAACCTGAGGAGAAGTTTAATATCGATGAGTACTCAGACATGGTGACTCTAAGCAAGCCTATCATCTACATCTCAATAGATGAGATCATCAATACCCACTCG CTGCTTTTGGAACATCTGGAGGCCATCTCTCCTGACCACAATGACTTGCTGCATGAGCTGCTGCAGGACCTGGGAGATGTCCCTGATGTAGAGACATTGCTCG GTGAAGGAGCAGTAGACCCACATGACCCAAACAGAGAGAGTGCTCTGAGCCAGCTGGCCAAGACGGAGATCTCCCTCACCCTAACCAGCAAGTTCGAGCTACTGGAAGGAGATGACAAAGACCTGAAGACTCTTATAACAAA gaCCAAAAAGCTAATAGTGGACGTGGTTCGGATTCAACATGGAGACACTTTGCCAGAAATTCTTGAGACCCCGGCAACTGTCCCACAG GAGTCGGAGCATACTAAGGTTGTAGAGCGCCGAGCAGTCCAGGATGCTCAGACACCAGAAGGTCTGAAGAGCAGCCCTGCAGTACTGGAGGACAGCCAGCTGC TGgagcagaagaagaggaagatcCTGAGGAACCTCCGTAACTTGGAGCAGGCTGGCCTCGTCACTGCCACTAACAAATACCAGGACCTCATCAATGACATATCAAAG GACATTCGCTACCAAAGACGCtacagacagaggaggaaggCCGAGCTTGTGAAGCTCCAGCAGACACTGACAGCACTCAACTCAAAAACAGCCTTCTACCAGGACCAGATGAACTATTATGATACCTACATCAAGACCTGCCTGGATAACCTCAACCGGAA GAATGCACGCAAATCTATAAAACTGGACAGCAAAGGAGAATCTAAGGGCAGTAAGAAGTGGAAGCCACAGTCTCTGAAGTACACTGCAGCAAGGCTGCATGAGAAAGGAGTCATCCTGGAAATAGAAGGACTTCAGACAAATCA GTTCAAAAATGTCATGTTTGACATTTCACCCTCTGAGGAAGTTGGGGATTTTGAGGTGAAGGCCAAATTTATGGGAGTTGAGATGGAAAAAGTCCAGCTTCATTTCCAG GACCTCCTTCAGCTGCAGTACGAAGGCGTGGCCGTCATGAAGATGTTTGACAAAGCCAAAGTCAACGTCAATTTGCTCATCTTCCTCCTAAACAAAAAATTCTATGGAAAATGA
- the f2rl2 gene encoding proteinase-activated receptor 3 translates to MANLVPGLLICLMAVQTIQHDGNRTKIIMPPGVMPKTFKGRLHKHNQTNQLYPSTNPWLYVNSEDPVTDYTTGVLSTRVIPSSYILAMLVGIPSNVYILTFLRLKTKSSSTVVLHLNLALSDLLLLLSLALRVHYHLNGNNWIFGEISCRFITALFYGNVYSSAQTIACISLKRYLAVVKPFLYRRLAKTTLTVWTCLVVWFLFSAVIVPELLVRQSYHVTQLGVTTCHDVLPLDEKSHSVLVPYRLMMVCLGFIVPFLICIYAHVAVVYHLGQSCCDWKPFIRVSTLVFIIFAVCFLPSGILHIAHYIRLFSGGDDRLYGYYRVAVCLCCFHSCLDPFLCMLISKMAASELQFISLRGKPQRSNVMT, encoded by the exons ATGGCCAACCTTGTGCCAGGACTACTCATTTGTTTGATGGCAGTTCAGACCATTCAGCATGATG GAAATAGGACCAAAATTATTATGCCACCTGGCGTGATGCCAAAAACTTTCAAGGGGAGGCTGCACAAACATAATCAAACAAACCAGCTATATCCCAGCACAAACCCTTGGCTGTATGTGAACTCGGAGGACCCAGTGACAGACTATACCACAGGGGTCCTCAGCACCAGGGTCATACCTTCATCATACATCCTGGCTATGCTGGTGGGTATCCCATCCAACGTCTACATTCTGACCTTCCTCCGACTCAAAACAAAGTCCTCGTCCACGGTAGTTCTTCACCTGAACCTGGCCTTGTCcgacctgctgctgctgctttctctGGCGCTGCGTGTTCACTACCACCTCAACGGGAATAATTGGATATTTGGGGAAATCTCCTGCCGGTTTATCACAGCCTTGTTTTATGGCAATGTTTATAGTTCTGCTCAAACTATAGCTTGCATCAGTCTGAAGCGCTACCTGGCTGTGGTCAAACCGTTTTTGTACAGAAGGCTGGCTAAGACTACGCTGACAGTGTGGACGTGCTTGGTTGTCTGGTTCCTGTTCAGCGCTGTTATTGTGCCTGAGCTCCTTGTCAGGCAGAGCTACCACGTTACCCAGCTGGGAGTCACCACCTGCCATGATGTACTACCCCTAGACGAAAAATCCCATTCTGTGCTGGTGCCATACAGGCTGATGATGGTTTGTCTGGGCTTCATAGTGCCCTTTCTGATTTGTATCTATGCCCACGTGGCAGTAGTATACCACCTAGGGCAATCTTGTTGTGACTGGAAACCTTTTATCAGGGTCAGCACTCTAGTTTTCATCATCTTTGCGGTGTGTTTTTTGCCAAGTGGAATCCTACATATCGCCCACTATATCCGCCTGTTTTCCGGTGGAGATGACAGATTGTATGGATACTACAGAGTAGCGGTGTGTCTGTGCTGCTTCCACAGTTGTCTGGATCCCTTCCTGTGTATGCTCATTTCAAAGATGGCAGCCTCAGAACTACAATTCATTTCCCTCCGTGGGAAACCTCAGAGGTCAAATGTTATGACGTGA
- the f2r gene encoding proteinase-activated receptor 1, with protein sequence MVHLSIGLLVWFFLQSSALNSQNGSVPFLRTFSAHFVTANDEPFDYVDFSVLDSLRDDDGSGSGSAQDGVKTHGPHRHPQKHYFVSEEAKGFLQGHLATRFVPTVYTLIFIISVPLNLVAMVMFVHPVRPRKPAVIYMLNLACADLLFGLLLPFKIAYHYNGNNWIYGPFMCRVVTAAFYCNMYCSVLLMTCISIDRFLAVVYPMNSLTWRSPQTASAVCAAMWLLALGGVSPLLISGQTIYLPDLGITTCHDVQDVETLQAYYLYFFPIYSSVFFFIPLVFTAVCYVRIIQALAAANVENRSRKTRAVVMAVIVLVVFVVCFTPTNIILMVHYVQLSHKSSDSSYQAYLLSMCVGSLSSCLDPVLYYFASSQCQKQVAALLRCRCLAQADSSSATQSTRTSGRRDSGRSCKMENIQTGLGSHYSRLVA encoded by the exons ATGGTTCACCTGTCAATCGGGCTGCTGGTATGGTTTTTTCTACAGAGCTCAGCACTCAACTCCCAAAATG GCTCAGTGCCCTTCCTGCGGACTTTCTCTGCTCACTTTGTAACAGCCAACGATGAGCCTTTCGACTATGTTGACTTCTCCGTGTTGGACAGTTTGAGAGATGACGATGGGTCTGGCTCAGGGTCGGCGCAGGATGGGGTAAAAACACACGGCCCACACCGCCATCCTCAGAAGCATTATTTTGTCTCAGAGGAAGCGAAAGGTTTTCTCCAGGGCCACCTGGCAACACGCTTTGTCCCGACCGTTTACAccctcatcttcatcatcagcGTGCCCCTCAAccttgttgccatggtgatgtTTGTGCATCCTGTCCGTCCCAGAAAACCGGCAGTGATCTACATGCTCAACCTGGCCTGCGCTGACCTGCTGTTTGGACTCCTCCTTCCCTTCAAGATTGCCTACCATTACAATGGCAACAACTGGATCTATGGCCCCTTTATGTGCAGAGTTGTTACAGCAGCTTTCTACTGCAACATGTATTGCTCGGTCTTGCTCATGACGTGTATCAGCATTGACCGTTTCCTGGCTGTGGTTTACCCCATGAACTCGCTGACGTGGCGCAGCCCTCAGACAGCTTCAGCTGTGTGTGCTGCCATGTGGCTGTTGGCCCTCGGAGGAGTATCCCCTCTCCTCATCTCAGGACAAACCATCTATTTGCCAGACCTGGGAATCACCACCTGCCATGATGTGCAGGATGTGGAAACACTACAAGCTTACTATCTTTACTTCTTCCCCATCTACTCCTCCGTCTTCTTCTTCATCCCTCTTGTCTTCACTGCCGTCTGTTATGTACGAATTATTCAGGCTCTGGCAGCAGCCAACGTGGAGAACCGCTCCAGGAAGACTCGAGCTGTGGTGATGGCTGTGATCGTGCTGGTTGTGTTTGTGGTCTGCTTCACCCCCACCAACATCATCCTGATGGTTCACTATGTTCAGTTGTCTCACAAGTCCAGTGACAGTTCCTACCAAGCGTACCTGCTCTCCATGTGTGTAGGCAGCCTCAGCTCCTGTCTGGATCCAGTCCTCTATTACTTTGCCTCCTCTCAGTGCCAGAAGCAGGTGGCGGCACTGCTCAGATGTAGGTGCCTGGCACAAGCAGACAGCAGCTCAGCAACACAGAGTACAAGAACCAGTGGGCGGAGAGACAGCGGCAGGTCATGCAAAATGGAGAACATTCAAACTGGCCTGGGGAGCCATTACAGCAGGCTGGTGGCTTAA